One segment of Cutaneotrichosporon cavernicola HIS019 DNA, chromosome: 4 DNA contains the following:
- the MDJ1 gene encoding uncharacterized protein (DnaJ central domain), with product MPPRLPTRALAALVQPTASTSALPLLPAHRQQIHAAAKRPNLRRLAMARRLFHASAPSSASPKNPYDVLGVAKDASAADIKKAYYGLAKKWHPDTSKEENAAEKFHDIQAAYDVLSDEKKRTAYDQYGSASTQEGFDPDMFGRGGGGFGGFQDFGFGGRAGNQGDLFEQLFGGAFGGRQFTGGSPFGGGGGGGPFGGGGGRARQVRGDDLETNMSVSFTDACQGTKRKLTITPVVDCAPCHGSGLKPGEKKHSCPTCRGTGQQAFQVQGMFMASTCPACNGTGSTIPRSARCTQCEGVGRVKERREVEVDIPAGIEDGMKIKIPGAGDAPLSAQGPAGDLYVRVSVKPSTSFRRQGINLYHDAKVPLQTALLGGRVRIPTLEGEVDVRVREGTQNAEEAVLKGRGVKSLYGRKGERGDLVVSWKVQIPRSLTSRQRKIIQAYADDVEGRTPDLAFLDGKPKPPPPPPPHPDKFSDSAPRDGSATQKETAEKKADDVPFVDPAPHDGVKDKVAHVIGSAIGWAERLFGRLTKDKEDKK from the exons ATGCCACCAAGACTACCAACACgagcgctcgcggcgctggtgCAGCCCACCGCGAGCACCTCTGCTCTCCCCTTGCTCCCGGCACATCGCCAGCAGATCCACGCCGCGGCAAAGCGGCCGaacctccgccgcctcgcgaTGGCTCGCCGGTTGTTCCACGCCTCGGCTCCCAGTTCAGCGTCTCCCAAGAACCCCTATGATGTTCTGGGTGTTGCCAAggacgcgagcgcggccgaCATTAAGAAAGCATACTACGGC CTCGCGAAGAAGTGGCACCCAGATACgagcaaggaggagaacgcGGCGGAAAAGTTCCACGACATCCAGGCCGCGTACGACGTGCTGTCGGACGAAAAGAAGCGCACGGCGTACGACCAGTATgggagcgcgagcacgcAAGAGGGCTTTGATCCCGACATGTTCGGgcggggcggcggcggctttGGCGGTTTCCAGGACTTTGGGTTTGGAGGGCGCGCGGGCAACCAGGGTGACCTGTTCGAGCAGCTCTTTGGAGGCGCGTTTGGCGGCCGCCAGTTTACGGGCGGGAGCCCTttcggcggcggtggaggcggcgggccgtttggcggcggcggtgggcgcgctcggcagGTGCGCGGTGACGATCTCGAGACCAACATGTCAGTGTCATTTACGGACGCCTGTCAGGGCACGAAGCGCAAGTTGACCATCACGCCGGTGGTGGACTGCGCGCCGTGCCACGGCTCGGGTCTCAAGCCcggcgagaagaagcaCTCATGCCCCACTTGCCGTGGAACCGGCCAGCAAGCCTTCCAGGTCCAGGGCATGTTCATGGCTTCGACCTGTCCGGCATGCAACGGCACGGGCTCGACGATCCCCCGGTCCGCTCGCTGCACCCAgtgcgagggcgtgggccgcgtcaaggagcggcgcgaggtcgaggtcgacattCCCGCTGGCATCGAGGACGGGATGAAGATCAAGATCCCCGGCGCAGGCGATGCGCCGCTCTCCGCCCAGGGCCCAGCTGGCGACCTGTACGTCCGCGTGAGCGTCAAGCCATCGACCTCCTTCCGGCGGCAGGGAATCAACCTCTACCACGATGCCAAGGTGCCACTGCAGACGGCGCTGCTCGGCGGGCGCGTGCGCATCCCCACTCTCGAgggtgaggtcgacgtgCGCGTCCGTGAGGGCACGCAGAACGCTGAGGAGGCTGTACTCAAGGGACGCGGTGTCAAGAGCCTGTATGggcgcaagggcgagcgcggcgacctGGTCGTTTCGTGGAAGGTGCAGATTCCTAG atCCCTCACAAGCCGCCAGCGCAAGATCATCCAGGCGTatgccgacgacgtcgagggccGCACACCAGATCTCGCATTCCTCGATGGGAAGCCAAAgccaccgcctcctccccctccccacccgGACAAGTTTAGCGACTCGGCGCCTCGTGATGGTTCGGCAACCCAGAAGGAGACGGcagagaagaaggccgacgacgtaCCGTTTGTCGACCCGGCTCCCCACGATGGtgtcaaggacaaggtcgcGCACGTGATTGGAAGCGCGATTGGGTGGGCGGAGCGGCTGTTTGGACGCCTcaccaaggacaaggaggacaagaagTGA
- a CDS encoding uncharacterized protein (Ketopantoate reductase PanE/ApbA), whose protein sequence is MTQPVDVLLIGLGAIGTVYSYILERSGKARVTAVARSNYDLYATTGVSLETGRFGTIKGYKPSRVFKSQADALDRHYALCVVCTKSLPDVLPTTDLLWDALHSGKIGAYVLIQNGLDVEKELAVATRAPLVSCVAWIGVMASSDGAVVKWAGVEKIGAGIYRADGGKPSSEEQAALDLWLGLVKAGEGNTVVADNIRSTRYAKNVWTCTQAGVQSLIRTYQTCFRPLGPEHHLQIKKFYREVVELGFKTGLLYEGMIVQPSGQAVGNIEDIVNMDFDRFIVNGSAHKWSMLLDAENGRPFEVEVVVGSVVRLAQEYGFDAPRTEFMYTLLKGLQQSILEERQRKLDSK, encoded by the exons ATGACTCAACCTGTTGACGTTCTACtcatcggcctcggtgcCATCGGGACAGTCTACTCCTACATCCTCGAGCGG AGCGGGAAGGCAAGGGTTACAGCCGTTGCGCGCTCAAACTACGACCTGTATGCGACCACTGGAGTAAGCCTCGAGACAGGCCGCTTCGGGACTATCAAAGGCTACAAGCCGTCTAGAG TGTTCAAGAGCCAGGCGGATGCGCTCGACCGCCATTACGCGCTGTGCGTCGTGTGCACCAAGAGCTTGCCAGATGTGCTTCCAACCACCGACTTGCTGTGGGATGCACTGCACAGTGGCAAGATCGGAGCATATGTGCTCATCCAGAACGGCCTGgacgtcgagaaggagctcgcGGTAGCCACCCGAGCGCCCTTGGTGTCGTGTGTTGCATGGATCGGGGTCATGGCTTCTTCGGACGGCGCCGTGGTCAAGTGGGCTGGTGTCGAGAAGATAGGCGCCGGCATCTATCGGGCTGACGGTGGAAAACCGAGCAGTGAGGAGCAGGCAGCACTCGACCTCTGGCTCGGTCTCGTCAAAGCCGGTGAGGGCAACACGGTCGTAGCCGACAACATCCGGAGCACGCGGTATGCCAAG AACGTCTGGACGTGCACCCAGGCTGGAGTGCAGAGTCTGATCCGCACGTACCAGACGTGTTTCCGGCCGCTGGGGCCAGAGCACCACCTACAAATCAAGAAGTTCTaccgcgaggtcgtcgagctcgggtTCAAGACGGGCCTGCTGTACGAGGGTATGATCGTCCAGCCTTCCGGCCAGGCGGTCGGGAATATCGAGGACATTGTGAACATGGACTTTGACAGG TTCATTGTCAACGGGTCCGCTCACAAATGGTCAATGTTGCTCGATGCCGAGAACGGGCGGCCgttcgaggtcgaggttgttgtTGGGTCTGTTGTGCGACTCGCTCAAGAGTACGGCTTTGACGCCCCCCGCACCGAGTTCATGTACACGCTGCTCAAGGGACTACAGCAGTCGAttctcgaggagcgccagCGCAAGCTGGATAGCAAGTGA
- a CDS encoding uncharacterized protein (Transcription factor), with amino-acid sequence MRPRELDVKPHPHRPYDVWDRDHGRDRERERDIGYGPSELRRDSKPNVSIKPEEEPPKKRRRKGGAGNTDIPDNAEVEYADPDGDTTRGPVFVHPPKGAVQACVRCHRIKRKCDGAFPRCASCTRADVPCVFELSAATSTYVHTLKDTNANLTSQVDAAHTRIRTLEEQLARGGAASSICAPPTSVGGLVGAANTGEFARMAAGAMSMREHAVLGVEGRQVASRVRSLSPTTEPITELLTREGAHKAAKMYFDFNALPYPILDKSETLATIDEMYGGEPPQPRAPKRRTTSSSINSDASEDAERRQFLAGMVLAIGSHASARAGEDDAQGALAERIYRSALRNRARALERENMVCVQALCLLALWTMSNPASGSIWQLVGLAARVITSIGLHRRAEPSVNPDVAEARRRLFYAFYNIDRLLAPTLCKPLAISEEDIDIELPTQREDDGVFRGHPLIGLTNHVVRYRGLMGRILTELYSVNGVNNNKPESERIAIVHRLHSELDAWIVDCPPPLDTQGQNTPKANYSSWWQIHYNQGLCTLYRPSPLYPNSTPETLRALYDASSRCVDLYLDMYAVNKTSFHLLQIIALFVSCISLLCCLCECEARMRAAETSPETAVTLAELGLGRYTGADDPAWATEIRGRVSQCQSLFDAFGHHIPASAKYRDTFFRISELLLARYGPLEKADGAPATGNAERPSGANNSAAQPAAHPQHGPVNMNGAAEPPAYASVMDVMPTGLVPQVAPGEKAPPMPGADDMAGAWDAMTQLWFDLGDMFGDESDPFATLDNDWSGEWGGGGLGGVGVGGGGVSGMDGVPGVPRHDEMSWNQLH; translated from the exons ATGCGTCCGCGCGAGCTGGATGTCAAGCCACACCCACATCGCCCGTACGACGTGTGGGACCGCGATCACGGCCGCGACCGAGAACGCGAACGCGACATCGGGTACGGCCCGTCCGAGCTCCGTCGCGATTCAAAACCAAACGTCTCCATCAAGCCTGAGGAAGAGCCGCCCAAGAAACGTCGACGCaaaggcggcgcgggcaaTACCGACATCCCCGACAATGCAGAGGTCGAGTACGCCGACCCAGACGGCGACACTACAAGGGGCCCCGTGTTTGTGCATCCGCCAAAGGGAGCTGTACAGGCATGTGTGCGCTGCCACAGGATCAAGCGCAAATGCGACGGCGCGTTCCCacgctgcgcgagctgcacACGCGCAGACGTGCCGTGCGTGTTCGAGctgagcgcggcgacctcCAC ATATGTGCACACATTAAAGGACACGAATGCGAATCTCACGAGTCAGGTAGACGCGGCACACACGCGCATCCGCACCTTGGAAGAACAGCTCGCTCGCGGAGGAGCAGCCTCGAGCATCTGTGCGCCTCCGACCAGCGTCGGCGGGCTCGTGGGCGCCGCGAACACGGGCGAGTTTGCGCGCATGGCTGCCGGCGCAATGAGTATGCGTGAGCATGCTGTTCTGGGAGTGGAGGGCCGGCAGGTTGCGAGCCGCGTAcgctccctctccccgACGACGGAACCCATCACTGAGCTCCTCACGCGAGAGGGCGCTCATAAGGCTGCCAAGATGTACTTTGACTTTAACGCGCTTCCGTACCCAATACTCGACAAGAGCGAGaccctcgccaccatcgACGAGATGTACGGCGGCGAACCGCCGCAGCCACGCGCGCCGAAACGgcgcacgacctcgtcctccatcAACAGCGATGCGAGCGAGGATGCGGAGCGTCGCCAGTTCCTCGCGGGCATGGTTCTCGCGATCGGGAGCcacgcgagcgcgcgtgcaggcgaggacgacgcccAGGGCGCTCTGGCGGAGAGGATATACCGCTCCGCATTGCGGaatcgcgcgcgcgcactcgAGCGAGAAAACATGGTCTGCGTGCAGGCGCTCTgccttctcgcgctctGGACGATGAGCAACCCCGCCTCGGGAAGTATCTGGCAGCTCGTGGGCCTGGCGGCACGCGTTATCACATCGATAGGGCTGcatcgccgcgccgagccaAGTGTCAATCCAGACGTGGCCGaggcccgccgccgcctcttCTACGCATTTTACAACATTGACCGTTTGCTTGCTCCGACGCTCTGCAAGCCGCTCGCAATctcggaggaggacatcGACATCGAGCTCCCAACCCAGCGGGAAGATGACGGCGTGTTCCGTGGCCACCCGCTCATCGGGCTCACCAATCACGTCGTGCGCTACCGGGGCTTGATGGGGCGAATCCTCACCGAGCTCTACTCTGTCAACGGGGTGAACAACAACAAGCCCGAGTCCGAACGCATAGCCATAGTGCACCGCCTCCACTctgagctcgacgcgtgGATTGTCGATTGCCCACCGCCGCTAGACACGCAGGGCCAGAACACTCCCAAGGCCAACTACTCATCATGGTGGCAGATCCATTACAACCAGGGCTTGTGCACGCTCTACCGCCCGTCACCCCTCTACCCAAATTCGACACCAGAGACACTTCGCGCCCTGTACGATGCGAGCAGTCGCTGCGTCGACCTCTATCTCGACATGTACGCTGTCAACAAGACGTCCTTCCACCTGCTCCAGATCATCGCGCTCTTCGTGTCGTGCATCTCACTTCTATGTTGTTTgtgcgagtgcgaggcGCGCATGCGCGCTGCCGAGACGTCGCCCGAGACGGCAGTCACACTTGCAGAGCTCGGCCTGGGACGGTATACCGGTGCGGACGACCCGGCGTGGGCCACTGAGATTCGCGGCCGCGTGTCCCAGTGTCAGAGTCTGTTTGACGCGTTTGGGCACCATATCCCCGCCTCGGCCAAGTATCGGGACACATTCTTCCGCATCTCGGAATTACTTCTCGCGCGGTATGGCCCACTCGAAAAGGCCGACGGTGCACCAGCTACTGGCAATGCAGAACGCCCCTCGGGGGCTAATAACAGTGCTGCTCAGCCGGCTGCACACCCTCAACACGGTCCCGTGAACATGAACGGGGCTGCCGAGCCGCCGGCCTACGCCTCGGTCATGGACGTCATGCCCACCGGTCTCGTGCCCCAGGTTGCACCGGGGGAGAAGGCGCCGCCAATGCCAGGTGCCGATGACATGGCCGGGGCGTGGGACGCCATGACCCAGCTTTGGTTCGATTTGGGCGATATGTTTGGGGACGAGAGTGACCCGTTCGCTACACTCGACAACGACTGGTCTGGCGAatggggtggaggaggactcggcggcgtcggcgtcggcggtggGGGGGTAAGTGGTATGGATGGGGTACCCGGGGTGCCGAGGCATGACGAGATGAGTTGGAACCAACTGCACTAG